Proteins co-encoded in one Burkholderia ambifaria AMMD genomic window:
- the rpsF gene encoding 30S ribosomal protein S6 yields the protein MRHYEIVFIVHPDQSEQVPAMIERYKTTITTHGGQIHRVEDWGRRQLAYMIEKLAKAHYVCMNIECDQTTLDELEHAFKFNDAVLRHLIVKMKKAETGPSPMMKEVQREEAKKAAAAQPTEAQA from the coding sequence ATGCGTCATTACGAAATCGTATTCATCGTGCACCCCGATCAAAGCGAGCAAGTGCCCGCGATGATCGAGCGTTACAAGACCACGATCACGACGCACGGCGGCCAGATCCACCGTGTCGAAGACTGGGGCCGTCGCCAACTGGCCTACATGATCGAGAAACTCGCGAAGGCTCACTACGTCTGCATGAACATCGAGTGCGACCAGACGACGCTCGACGAACTCGAACACGCGTTCAAGTTCAACGACGCCGTGCTGCGCCACCTCATCGTCAAGATGAAGAAGGCCGAGACCGGCCCGTCGCCGATGATGAAGGAAGTTCAGCGCGAAGAAGCCAAGAAGGCGGCTGCTGCTCAGCCGACCGAAGCGCAGGCTTAA
- a CDS encoding zf-HC2 domain-containing protein — protein sequence MDCNEARALLDADVDRELSAPDALRVQRHVDGCDACRRERERIVVLGRAVRQADYHRAPDALRASLLAALPAPGGARERGPAAAAPEPDAAPRPRPRPRSSGRRWFSWPAGRGVSARPGSAGPGPRVTAVPGLGWGVALVVALAAAAGMTLSARHAETGQTVDELVASHVRAGLSARDIDVISTDRHTVKPWFNGRLDYAPPVEDLSASGFPLVGGRLDYVGRRRVAVLVYRYRQHVIDVYVRPAGGGGEAGPYATVSQGFALDRWDAAGMTWWAVTDAEPSALAAFRTALDARLGGARSE from the coding sequence ATGGACTGTAACGAAGCGCGAGCCTTGCTGGACGCGGACGTCGACCGCGAGCTGTCGGCGCCCGATGCGTTGCGCGTCCAGCGGCATGTCGACGGGTGCGACGCGTGCCGCCGCGAACGCGAGCGGATCGTCGTGCTGGGGCGGGCCGTGCGGCAGGCCGATTATCACCGCGCGCCCGATGCGCTGCGGGCGAGCCTCCTCGCGGCGCTGCCGGCGCCAGGCGGCGCGCGCGAGCGCGGGCCGGCCGCGGCGGCGCCGGAGCCTGATGCGGCGCCGCGGCCTCGGCCTCGGCCTCGCTCAAGCGGGCGCCGCTGGTTCTCCTGGCCGGCCGGACGCGGCGTATCGGCTCGCCCGGGTTCTGCCGGCCCGGGGCCGCGTGTCACGGCGGTGCCCGGGCTCGGCTGGGGCGTGGCGCTGGTGGTCGCGCTCGCCGCGGCGGCCGGGATGACGCTGTCCGCCCGTCACGCCGAAACCGGCCAGACGGTCGACGAGCTGGTCGCGAGCCACGTGCGGGCCGGCCTGTCGGCGCGCGACATCGATGTGATCTCGACCGACCGGCATACGGTCAAGCCGTGGTTCAACGGCCGGCTCGACTATGCGCCGCCGGTCGAGGACCTGTCGGCGAGCGGCTTCCCGCTCGTGGGTGGCCGGCTCGACTACGTCGGGCGGCGCCGCGTCGCGGTGCTCGTGTACCGATATCGGCAGCACGTGATCGACGTGTACGTGCGGCCGGCGGGCGGCGGCGGAGAGGCGGGGCCGTACGCGACCGTGTCGCAGGGCTTTGCGCTCGACCGGTGGGACGCGGCCGGGATGACCTGGTGGGCCGTGACCGACGCCGAGCCGTCGGCGCTGGCCGCCTTCAGGACGGCGCTCGACGCGCGGCTTGGCGGGGCGCGCAGCGAGTGA
- a CDS encoding RNA polymerase sigma factor codes for MGQAGQAVDERAEDDAIARGERFRALVLPHLDAAYNLARWLSGNPGDADDVVQDACMRALRFVDSCRGDNARPWLLTIVRHTWYTEWRRRTHAHEVALPDTLDDTEVPDDWQPAPGDPLAQLLRGENVRLVNAALAKLPPEYREVLVLREMEDLSYREIAAIADVPVGTVMSRLSRGRRRLAALLDGTQVPPSGPASGRASASGTASEAIDGL; via the coding sequence GTGGGGCAAGCCGGACAGGCGGTCGACGAGCGGGCAGAGGATGACGCGATCGCGCGCGGCGAGCGGTTTCGCGCGCTCGTGCTGCCGCATCTCGACGCCGCGTACAACCTCGCCCGCTGGCTGAGCGGCAATCCGGGCGATGCGGACGACGTCGTCCAGGACGCGTGCATGCGCGCGCTGCGCTTCGTCGACTCGTGCCGCGGCGACAACGCCCGGCCGTGGCTGCTGACGATCGTGCGCCACACCTGGTACACGGAGTGGCGGCGCCGCACCCACGCGCACGAGGTTGCGCTGCCCGACACGCTCGACGACACGGAGGTGCCGGACGACTGGCAGCCGGCGCCCGGCGATCCGCTCGCGCAGCTGCTGCGCGGCGAGAACGTGCGGCTCGTGAACGCGGCGCTCGCGAAGCTGCCGCCCGAATACCGCGAGGTGCTGGTGCTGCGCGAGATGGAGGATTTGAGCTACCGCGAGATCGCGGCGATCGCCGACGTGCCGGTGGGCACGGTGATGTCGCGGCTCTCGCGCGGCCGGCGCCGGCTTGCCGCGCTGCTGGACGGCACGCAGGTGCCGCCGTCCGGCCCCGCGTCGGGGCGTGCGTCGGCGAGCGGAACCGCATCGGAGGCGATCGATGGACTGTAA
- a CDS encoding LysR family transcriptional regulator, translating into MDRFKQIETFVRVADAGSLAAAALEEGVSPVVLGRRIDALEKRLGVKLMYRSTRRLVVSEEGAAFLERCRGLLSEWDQAENELAAGRRAVSGHLIVSAPAAFGRKHVAPHAPGFLVDKPEMQLSFNLTDRVVDLVREGYDLSIRIGGSVDPNFVAVKLASNRRVVCGTPEYFRRHGRPKSLDDLLKHNCLAFNLQGGQNRGWYFQRHGKIVTMRVTGNLDCNDGELLHRWVAESLGLGWRSTWEIAAQLETGELETVLDEYALPDYDILAVYPQQRYVPARVRYFIDYLREAYARPGYWSSTP; encoded by the coding sequence ATGGATCGTTTCAAGCAGATCGAGACGTTCGTGCGGGTCGCGGACGCGGGCAGCCTCGCGGCGGCGGCCCTCGAGGAGGGCGTGTCGCCGGTGGTGCTCGGGCGGCGCATCGACGCGCTCGAGAAACGCCTCGGCGTGAAGCTGATGTACCGCTCGACGCGGCGGCTGGTGGTCAGCGAGGAGGGCGCCGCGTTCCTCGAGCGCTGCCGCGGGCTGCTGTCCGAATGGGATCAGGCCGAGAACGAGCTGGCCGCCGGGCGCCGCGCGGTCAGCGGGCACCTGATCGTGTCCGCGCCGGCCGCGTTCGGCCGCAAGCACGTCGCGCCGCACGCACCCGGCTTCCTCGTCGACAAGCCGGAAATGCAGCTGTCGTTCAACCTGACCGATCGCGTCGTCGATCTGGTGCGCGAAGGCTACGACCTGTCGATCCGGATCGGCGGCTCGGTCGATCCGAACTTCGTCGCGGTGAAGCTCGCGTCGAACCGGCGCGTCGTGTGCGGCACGCCCGAGTATTTCCGTCGCCACGGTCGGCCGAAGTCGCTGGACGACCTGCTCAAGCACAACTGTCTGGCATTCAACCTGCAGGGCGGCCAGAACCGCGGCTGGTATTTCCAGCGCCACGGCAAGATCGTCACGATGCGGGTGACCGGCAATCTCGATTGCAACGACGGCGAGCTGCTGCATCGGTGGGTGGCGGAGAGCCTCGGGCTCGGCTGGCGCTCGACCTGGGAAATCGCCGCGCAGCTCGAGACCGGCGAACTCGAGACGGTGCTCGACGAATACGCGCTGCCGGATTACGACATCCTCGCGGTCTATCCGCAGCAGCGCTACGTGCCCGCGCGCGTGCGCTACTTCATCGACTACCTGCGCGAAGCGTATGCGCGGCCCGGCTACTGGAGCAGCACGCCGTAA
- the gcl gene encoding glyoxylate carboligase, translated as MAKMRAVDAAVLVLEKEGIQTAFGVPGAAINPFYSAMRKSGGISHVLARHVEGASHMAEGFTRAAPGNIGVCIGTSGPAGTDMITGLYSASADSIPILAITGQAPRARLYKEDFQAVDIESIAKPVTKWAVTVREPALVPRVFQQAFHLMRSGRPGPVLVDLPIDVQLAEIEFDIDTYEPLPVYKPAASRAQIEKALAMLNDADKPLIVSGGGVLNAAAEDLLVQFAETIGVPVIPTLMSWGAIPDDHPLMAGMVGLQTSHRYGNATMLASDFVLGIGNRWANRHTGSVEVYTKGRKFVHVDIEPTQIGRVFGPDLGIVSDAKAALELFVAVAQEWKAAGKLKDRSAWVSECQARKRTLQRKTHFDNVPVKPQRVYEEMNKVFGRDTCYVSTIGLSQIAAAQFLHVFKARNWINCGQAGPLGWTIPAALGVRAADPTRPIVALSGDYDFQFMIEELAAGAQFKLPYVHVVVNNSYLGLIRQAQRAFDMDYCVQLAFDNVNAPELNGYGVDHVAVAEGLGCKALRVSKPEEIEPALKQAQALAQEFSVPVVVEVILERVTNISMGTEIDAINEFEELAEKAEHAPTAISMLD; from the coding sequence ATGGCCAAGATGAGAGCCGTCGACGCAGCCGTACTCGTGCTCGAGAAGGAAGGCATCCAGACCGCGTTCGGCGTGCCGGGCGCAGCGATCAACCCGTTCTATTCCGCGATGCGCAAGTCGGGCGGCATCAGCCACGTGCTGGCCCGCCACGTCGAAGGTGCTTCGCACATGGCCGAAGGCTTCACGCGTGCCGCGCCCGGCAACATCGGCGTGTGCATCGGCACGTCGGGCCCCGCCGGCACCGACATGATCACCGGCCTGTACTCCGCATCGGCCGACTCGATTCCGATCCTCGCGATCACGGGCCAGGCACCGCGTGCCCGCCTGTACAAGGAAGACTTCCAGGCCGTCGACATCGAGTCGATCGCGAAGCCCGTCACCAAGTGGGCCGTCACCGTGCGCGAACCCGCGCTGGTGCCACGCGTGTTCCAGCAGGCGTTCCACCTGATGCGCTCGGGCCGGCCGGGCCCGGTGCTGGTCGACCTGCCGATCGACGTGCAGCTCGCCGAAATCGAATTCGACATCGACACGTATGAACCGCTGCCGGTCTACAAGCCCGCGGCGAGCCGCGCGCAGATCGAGAAGGCGCTCGCGATGCTCAACGACGCGGACAAGCCGCTGATCGTGTCGGGCGGCGGCGTGCTCAACGCGGCGGCCGAAGACTTGCTCGTGCAGTTCGCCGAAACGATCGGCGTGCCGGTGATCCCGACGCTGATGTCGTGGGGCGCGATTCCCGACGACCACCCGCTGATGGCCGGCATGGTCGGCCTGCAGACGTCGCACCGCTACGGCAACGCGACGATGCTCGCGTCCGACTTCGTGCTCGGCATCGGCAACCGCTGGGCGAACCGCCACACCGGCAGCGTCGAGGTTTATACGAAGGGCCGCAAGTTCGTGCACGTCGACATCGAGCCGACGCAGATCGGCCGCGTGTTCGGCCCGGATCTCGGCATCGTGTCCGACGCGAAGGCCGCGCTCGAGCTGTTCGTCGCGGTGGCGCAGGAATGGAAGGCCGCCGGCAAGCTGAAGGATCGCAGCGCGTGGGTGTCCGAGTGCCAGGCGCGCAAGCGCACGCTGCAGCGCAAGACCCACTTCGACAACGTGCCGGTCAAGCCGCAGCGCGTGTACGAAGAGATGAACAAGGTGTTCGGCCGCGATACGTGCTACGTCAGCACGATCGGCCTGTCGCAGATCGCCGCCGCGCAGTTCCTGCACGTGTTCAAGGCACGCAACTGGATCAACTGCGGCCAGGCCGGCCCGCTCGGCTGGACGATCCCCGCCGCGCTCGGCGTGCGCGCGGCCGATCCGACCCGCCCGATCGTCGCGCTGTCCGGCGACTACGACTTCCAGTTCATGATCGAAGAGCTGGCCGCCGGCGCGCAATTCAAGCTGCCGTACGTGCACGTGGTGGTGAACAACTCGTACCTCGGCCTGATCCGCCAGGCCCAGCGCGCGTTCGACATGGACTACTGCGTGCAGCTCGCGTTCGACAACGTCAACGCACCGGAGCTGAACGGTTATGGCGTCGATCACGTGGCGGTGGCAGAAGGCCTCGGCTGCAAGGCGCTGCGCGTGTCCAAGCCGGAAGAGATCGAGCCGGCGCTGAAGCAGGCGCAGGCGCTCGCGCAGGAGTTCAGCGTGCCGGTGGTCGTCGAAGTGATCCTCGAGCGCGTGACGAACATTTCGATGGGCACTGAAATCGATGCGATCAACGAGTTCGAGGAACTCGCCGAGAAGGCCGAGCACGCGCCGACCGCGATCTCGATGCTCGACTGA
- the hyi gene encoding hydroxypyruvate isomerase — MPKFAANLTMLFNEVPFLDRFKAAADAGFDAVEFLFPYPYAKEELAERLETHRLRLVLHNLPAGNWDQGERGIACLPDRVGEFQEGVGRAIEYAKALKVPQLNCLVGIPSASTARDKTFVTIVDNLRFAADALKREGIRLLVEPCNSFDIPGFALNRSSEGLDVIRAVGSDNLFLQYDIYHMQRMEGELAATIERNLASIGHVQLADNPGRNEPGTGEINYAFLFALLDRLGYAGYVGCEYKPRTTTTEGLGWLQSVAGCAPGSARRAA; from the coding sequence ATGCCGAAGTTTGCTGCAAACCTGACCATGCTGTTCAACGAAGTGCCGTTCCTCGATCGCTTCAAGGCGGCCGCGGACGCGGGCTTCGACGCCGTCGAGTTCCTGTTCCCGTATCCGTACGCGAAAGAGGAACTCGCCGAGCGGCTCGAGACGCACCGCCTGCGCCTCGTGCTGCACAACCTGCCCGCCGGCAACTGGGACCAGGGCGAGCGCGGCATCGCGTGCCTGCCCGATCGCGTCGGTGAATTCCAGGAAGGGGTCGGCCGTGCGATCGAGTATGCGAAGGCGCTGAAGGTGCCGCAGTTGAACTGCCTCGTCGGCATCCCGTCGGCGAGCACGGCGCGCGACAAGACCTTCGTCACGATCGTCGACAACCTGCGCTTCGCGGCCGATGCGCTCAAGCGCGAAGGCATCCGCCTGCTGGTGGAGCCGTGCAACAGCTTCGACATCCCGGGCTTCGCGCTGAACCGCTCATCCGAAGGGCTCGACGTGATCCGCGCGGTCGGCTCGGACAACCTGTTCCTGCAGTACGACATCTATCACATGCAGCGCATGGAAGGCGAACTGGCCGCGACCATCGAACGCAACCTCGCGTCGATCGGCCACGTCCAGCTCGCGGACAACCCGGGCCGCAACGAGCCGGGTACGGGCGAGATCAACTACGCGTTCCTGTTCGCGCTGCTCGACCGGCTCGGCTATGCCGGCTACGTCGGCTGCGAATACAAGCCCCGCACCACCACGACGGAAGGCCTCGGCTGGCTGCAAAGCGTCGCCGGCTGCGCACCGGGCTCGGCGCGACGCGCCGCCTGA
- a CDS encoding 2-hydroxy-3-oxopropionate reductase, whose protein sequence is MATIGFIGLGIMGAHMARNLLKGDHQLVVNGAFPVPDDLRASAKVVANSTEVAQNADIIISMVPDTPDVRNVLFADDGVAKGLTAGKLVIDMSSISPLDTQQFAKQINTLGCDYLDAPVSGGEVGAREATLTIMVGGPEQAFERAKPLFEKMGKNITLVGDNGAGQTCKVANQIIVALNIEAVGEALLFAARSGADPERVRQALMGGFAASRILEVHGARMTKRTFDPGFRIELHQKDLNLALDGARKLGLALPHTASAQQLFSVCASHGGKAWDHSALVRALEIMSNFEIGQTPAA, encoded by the coding sequence ATGGCAACCATCGGATTCATCGGCCTCGGCATCATGGGCGCGCACATGGCGCGCAACCTGCTCAAGGGCGATCATCAGCTCGTCGTGAACGGTGCGTTCCCGGTGCCGGACGACCTGCGCGCGAGCGCGAAGGTCGTCGCGAACTCGACCGAAGTCGCGCAGAACGCGGACATCATCATCTCGATGGTGCCGGATACGCCCGACGTGCGTAACGTGCTGTTCGCCGACGACGGCGTCGCGAAGGGCCTGACGGCCGGCAAGCTCGTGATCGACATGAGTTCGATCTCGCCGCTCGACACGCAGCAATTCGCGAAGCAGATCAATACGCTCGGCTGCGACTACCTCGACGCGCCGGTGTCCGGCGGCGAAGTCGGCGCCCGCGAAGCGACGCTCACGATCATGGTCGGCGGCCCGGAGCAGGCCTTCGAGCGCGCGAAGCCGCTGTTCGAGAAAATGGGCAAGAACATCACGCTCGTCGGCGACAACGGCGCGGGCCAGACCTGCAAGGTCGCGAACCAGATCATCGTCGCGCTGAACATCGAGGCGGTCGGCGAAGCGCTGCTGTTCGCCGCGCGCTCGGGGGCCGATCCGGAGCGCGTGCGCCAGGCGCTGATGGGCGGCTTCGCCGCGTCGCGGATCCTCGAAGTGCATGGCGCGCGCATGACGAAGCGCACGTTCGATCCGGGCTTTCGCATCGAGCTGCATCAGAAGGACCTGAACCTCGCGCTCGACGGCGCACGCAAGCTTGGCCTCGCGCTGCCGCACACGGCGAGCGCGCAGCAACTGTTCAGCGTGTGCGCGTCGCACGGCGGCAAGGCATGGGATCACTCGGCACTCGTGCGTGCGCTCGAGATCATGTCGAACTTCGAAATCGGCCAGACGCCGGCCGCGTAA
- the lysM gene encoding peptidoglycan-binding protein LysM: MGLLSFIKEAGEKLLGHADAQAAEDPNAANQTAADAIKNYISTQGLDTSNLTVAFDGASRTVTLSGSVADLDTKAKVKVAAGNVQGVAGVNDDDLQPDDQEVQYHDVKPGDTLSAIAKEVYGDANKYPAIFEANKPMLSSPDRIYPGQKLVIPPQS, from the coding sequence ATGGGTCTTCTTTCGTTTATTAAAGAGGCGGGTGAAAAACTGCTGGGTCACGCTGACGCGCAAGCAGCGGAAGATCCGAATGCGGCGAACCAGACCGCGGCCGATGCGATCAAGAACTACATCAGCACGCAGGGTCTCGATACGTCGAATCTGACCGTCGCGTTCGACGGCGCGTCGCGCACCGTCACGCTGTCGGGCAGCGTCGCCGATCTCGACACGAAGGCGAAGGTCAAGGTCGCGGCCGGCAACGTGCAAGGCGTCGCGGGCGTCAACGACGACGATCTGCAGCCGGACGATCAGGAAGTTCAGTACCATGACGTGAAGCCGGGCGATACGCTGTCGGCGATCGCGAAGGAAGTGTACGGCGACGCGAACAAGTACCCGGCGATCTTCGAGGCGAACAAGCCGATGCTGTCGAGTCCGGACCGGATCTATCCGGGCCAGAAGCTCGTGATTCCGCCGCAGTCCTGA
- a CDS encoding asparaginase, with amino-acid sequence MNTPNSASPSSAAALPRIAVLATGGTIAGAAPDAASTAGYQAGALGVNFLLDAVPALASVARIAAEQVASIDSKDLALPLWNTLAARIDALMADPAIDGLVITHGTDTLEETAYALHLVVTGDKPVVLTAAMRPATALSSDGPLNLLNAVTVAAHPAARGQGVLVAFNNRIHGARDVVKTSTYAVDAFQSPELGALGWVQDGRVEFARRVTRARDAQLAIAAAWPPVEIVASYAGVTRTAVDALVAAGVRGLVVAGTGNGSIHATLQAALVDAVNAGVAVVRASRVGSGHVMRNGAANDDALGFVSAGSLSPFKARVLLMLALANGIHERDALQRAFDTL; translated from the coding sequence ATGAATACTCCGAACTCCGCATCCCCTTCGTCGGCGGCGGCGCTGCCGCGCATCGCCGTACTCGCCACCGGCGGCACGATCGCCGGCGCCGCGCCGGACGCCGCCAGCACGGCCGGCTATCAGGCCGGCGCGCTCGGCGTCAATTTCCTGCTCGACGCGGTGCCGGCGCTCGCATCGGTCGCGCGCATCGCCGCCGAGCAGGTCGCCAGCATCGACAGCAAGGATCTCGCGCTGCCGCTGTGGAATACGCTTGCCGCGCGCATCGACGCGCTGATGGCCGATCCGGCGATCGACGGCCTTGTGATCACCCACGGTACCGACACGCTCGAGGAAACCGCGTACGCGCTGCATCTGGTCGTGACCGGCGACAAGCCGGTCGTGCTGACGGCCGCGATGCGGCCGGCCACCGCGCTGTCGTCCGACGGCCCGCTGAACCTGCTGAACGCAGTGACGGTCGCCGCCCATCCGGCCGCGCGCGGGCAGGGCGTGCTCGTCGCGTTCAACAACCGGATTCACGGCGCGCGCGACGTCGTGAAGACGAGCACCTATGCGGTCGACGCATTCCAGTCGCCGGAACTGGGCGCGCTCGGCTGGGTGCAGGACGGCCGCGTCGAATTCGCGCGCCGCGTGACGCGTGCGCGCGATGCGCAACTGGCGATCGCCGCGGCGTGGCCGCCGGTCGAAATCGTCGCGAGCTATGCGGGCGTGACGCGCACGGCCGTCGATGCGCTCGTCGCGGCCGGCGTGCGCGGCCTCGTCGTCGCGGGCACCGGCAACGGGTCGATCCATGCGACGCTGCAGGCGGCGCTCGTCGATGCGGTGAACGCCGGCGTCGCGGTGGTGCGCGCGTCGCGGGTCGGCTCGGGGCACGTGATGCGCAACGGCGCGGCGAACGACGATGCGCTCGGTTTCGTGAGCGCCGGGTCGCTGAGCCCGTTCAAGGCACGCGTGCTGCTGATGTTGGCGCTCGCGAATGGCATTCATGAGCGCGACGCGCTGCAACGCGCATTCGACACGCTGTGA
- a CDS encoding PsiF family protein, producing MKIQSLVAAVLLGGMLASPAFAANSQQDKMKACNTQATGKTGDERKAFMKECLSAKPAKAMTQQEKMKACNTQATGKKGDDRKAFMKSCLSSQPAA from the coding sequence ATGAAAATTCAATCGCTCGTAGCCGCAGTGCTTCTCGGCGGCATGCTGGCTTCCCCCGCTTTCGCGGCGAACAGCCAGCAGGACAAGATGAAGGCCTGCAACACCCAGGCCACCGGCAAGACGGGCGACGAACGCAAGGCGTTCATGAAGGAATGCCTGTCGGCCAAGCCCGCGAAGGCAATGACGCAGCAGGAAAAGATGAAGGCCTGCAACACGCAGGCCACCGGCAAGAAAGGCGACGACCGCAAGGCGTTCATGAAGAGCTGCCTGAGCAGCCAGCCGGCCGCCTGA